Proteins co-encoded in one Megalops cyprinoides isolate fMegCyp1 chromosome 1, fMegCyp1.pri, whole genome shotgun sequence genomic window:
- the LOC118786898 gene encoding group XIIB secretory phospholipase A2-like protein gives MRPHILLLMCLALRVTVAQDADPVAPEQAANGTQTEEEDSDWGLNSIRGSFEAVNSYFDSMLELLGGRDGVCQYRCRYGKAPLPRPDYKTPEPDGCSSYFLGLPVPEGVDMGIPAMTKCCNQLDLCYDTCGANKYRCDSKFRWCLHGICSDLKKSLGFVSRVEACETVADTLFNTVWTLGCRPFMNSQRAACICEGEEKDEL, from the exons ATGCGTCCTCATATTCTCCTCCTGATGTGTCTCGCTCTGCGGGTCACTGTCGCTCAGGACGCTGACCCCGTGGCCCCAGAGCAGGCAGCCAACGGCACGCAGACGGAGGAGGAGGACTCTGACTGGGGGCTGAACTCTATCCGGGGGAGCTTCGAGGCTGTGAACAGCTACTTCGACTCCATGCTGGAACtgctgggagggagagacggagtgTGCCAGTATCGCTGCAGATATG GAAAGGCTCCTCTTCCTCGGCCCGACTACAAGACACCTGAGCCCGACGGCTGCAGCTCTTACTTCCTGGGCCTGCCCGTACCTGAGGGA GTGGACATGGGGATCCCAGCAATGACGAAGTGCTGTAACCAGCTGGACCTTTGCTATGACACCTGCGGCGCCAATAAGTACCGCTGTGATTCTAAGTTCCGCTGGTGTTTACATGGCATCTGCTCCGACCTCAAGAAGAGCCTGGGCTTTGTGTCAAGGGTGGAAG cctgtgAGACAGTGGCCGACACCCTGTTCAACACAGTGTGGACACTGGGCTGCAGACCCTTCATGAACAGCCAGAGGGCAGCATGTATCTGcgaaggagaggagaaagacgAGCTGTAG
- the LOC118782885 gene encoding broad substrate specificity ATP-binding cassette transporter ABCG2-like, which produces MPGPTLTFQNLRYCIQESRGPFRRRGPEKEILKDVSGIMRPGMNAIMGPTGSGKTSLLDVIAGRKDPQGLRSGQVLVDSKVVTSDLRLSSAYVVQDDILMGTLTVRENLAFSGNLRLSRAEYSSKDKEEKVSSVIRELGLQDCADTKIGTEFLRGVSGGERKRCSIGMELITSPSLLFLDEPTTGLDANTANSIISLLHRLSRNGKTIIFSIHQPRYSIFRQFDHLTLMNRGEIIYAGAASRAMEYFEELGYQREPFNNPADFFLDITNGDIVPTLDSPKAELEKNPLAVQYRESALYSQVTEQLRQMTQAVDPSVRAVREKASYATPFHYQFMVLAGRTIKNILRNPQTSYAQMALNIFFAVLVGLIYFQIPHTLPEALQNRVGAFFFLIINMVFGNLSAVELFINERALFIHENSSGYYRTSVYFLAKVFADLLPNRILPIFIFSSISYYMMGLKPDADAFFLFALTMSLVSLAAVGLAFLVSASVASFAMANILIALPYVFMMVFGGFLVNLNSMLNWLSWLKWVSIFRYGLEAVTINEMKGQVFTSGNVSLTGEMYMDAQGIDYSPWGFWQNQVALFGIMCGCMVLAYIQLCRINRWK; this is translated from the exons GCTGCTGGATGTCATCGCAGGACGGAAGGACCCTCAAGGGCTGCGCTCTGGACAGGTGCTGGTGGACAGCAAAGtcgtgacctctgacctgagACTCAGCTCTGCGTATGTGGTTCAG gaTGATATTCTGATGGGGACTCTGACAGTCAGAGAAAACCTGGCCTTCTCTGGGAACCTGCGTCTCTCACGGGCAGAGTACTCctcaaaagacaaagaagagaAAGTCAGCAGTGTGATTAGAGAGCTGGGTCTGCAGGACTGTGCAGACACCAAG attGGAACAGAGTTTCTTCGGGGTGTTTCGGgtggggagaggaagaggtgcAGTATCGGCATGGAGCTCATtacctccccttccctcctcttcctggaTGAACCCACCACTGGCCTGGATGCCAACACTGCCAACTCCATCATCTCCCTGCTGCACAG GCTGTCCAGGAATGGGAAGACCATCATCTTCTCTATCCATCAGCCACGATACTCCATCTTTCGCCAGTTTGACCACCTCACCCTCATGAACAGGGGAGAGATCATCTACGCAGGAGCAGCGAGCAGAGCCATGGAGTACTTTGAGGAACTAG GGTACCAGCGTGAGCCATTCAATAATCCTGCAGATTTCTTCCTGGACATAACAAATGGAGACATCGTCCCAACGCTGGACTCTCCTAAAGCAG AGCTGGAGAAGAACCCTCTGGCAGTGCAGTACAGGGAGTCTGCACTGTACAGTCAGGTGACAGAGCAGCTGAGGCAGATGACTCAGGCAGTGGAcccctctgtcagagctgtcagGGAGAAAGCCAGCTACGCCACACCCTTCCACTACCAG TTCATGGTGTTAGCTGGGCGCACGATTAAGAACATCTTGAGGAACCCTCAGACCTCCTACGCACAGATGGCCCTCAAcatcttttttgctgttttggtggGTCTTATCTACTTTCAGATCCCCCACACCTTGCCAGAGGCCCTGCAGAACAG GGTTGGAGCTTTCTTCTTTCTCATCATCAACATGGTCTTTGGCAACCTGTCTGCTGTCGAGCTCTTCATCAATGAGAGAGCGCTCTTTAT CCATGAAAATTCAAGTGGTTACTATCGGACATCAGTCTATTTCCTGGCCAAGGTGTTTGCTGACCTGCTCCCCAACAGAATTCTCCCTATCTTCATCTTCTCCAGCATTTCTTACTATATGATGG GCCTGAAGCCGGACGCAGACGCCTTCTTCCTGTTTGCACTGACTATGAGCTTGGTCAGTCTGGCAGCCGTGGGTCTGGCCTTTCTGGTCAGCGCCAGTGTGGCCTCCTTCGCCATGGCCAACATCCTCATCGCCCTGCCGTACGTCTTCATGATG GTTTTTGGTGGTTTCCTGGTGAATCTGAACTCCATGCTGAATTGGTTGTCTTGGTTGAAATGGGTCAGCATTTTCCGCTACGGTCTAGAG GCAGTCACCATCAATGAGATGAAGGGGCAGGTGTTCACCAGTGGCAATGTCAG tttgacAGGGGAGATGTACATGGACGCTCAAGGTATTGACTACAGCCCGTGGGGGTTCTGGCAGAACCAGGTGGCGCTGTTTGGCATTATGTGTGGCTGCATGGTGCTGGCATACATCCAGCTCTGCAGGATCAACCGCTGGAAGTGA
- the LOC118790687 gene encoding vesicle transport protein SFT2A-like has translation MDKLRRVLAGQEDEDQGGLTEVLDATTLSYSTRIKCFLVCFACGIFCSILGTALLFLPNGMPLFAVFYTVGNAAALFSTCFLMGPLKQLKRMFEPTRLVATCVMLLCLALTLCSVFWWQKNGLAILFCILQFLAMTWYSISYIPFARDAVMKCFTTCLS, from the exons ATGGACAAGCTTCGACGCGTGTTAGCTGGACAAGAGGACGAGGATCAAGGCGGTCTGACCGAG GTCCTGGATGCCACCACCCTCAGTTACAGCACACGGATCAAGTGTTTCCTGGTCTGCTTTGCCTGTGGAATTTTCTGCTCCATCCTT GGGACTGCACTGCTCTTCTTACCAAATGGCATGCCCCTCTTTGCAGTGTTTTACACAGTGGGGAATGCTGCAGCTTTGTTCAG CACCTGCTTCCTGATGGGACCTCTGAAACAGCTCAAGAGAATGTTTGAGCCCACAAGGCTTGTGGCAACGTGTGTAATGCTG CTCTGTCTGGCTCTGACACTGTGCTCCGTCTTCTGG TGGCAGAAGAATGGCTTGGCTATTCTCTTCTGCATCCTGCAGTTCCTGGCGATGACGTG GTACAGCATCTCCTACATCCCATTTGCAAG GGATGCTGTGATGAAGTGCTTTACCACCTGTTTGAGCTGA
- the LOC118787441 gene encoding zinc finger CCCH domain-containing protein 6-like: MAFTSLFFRPPNPALHTEGRNNTEVVEEDIEYQGGEITEEGNEEKDNQKEKNCDHTRKRQRNQREEKSEQKSQDTQMASSSSDIGEQEQKSLQVPSKRSRCEWSWDCSNKNEPSHPGSSQKRKRKKKKCKRQAENDFGIQLGQYRQAQEALSSPQGREQPFQEKRGGPAMRGAAMRGAWKQGPGQRGGAQGGTGGRGMDPGHGFGRGQDMKNKQQKGKKWGCGRGPRGKQHEVCPKKDRKAGPSWVRPTPFLSPEFISRHTVEIEGRNICKYFLRGACVKGDQCHFEHDMNVKKMELCKFYVLDFCTKGDNCIYMHKEFPCKFFHTRTRCYSEAACKFSHEPLTDLTRDLLEKVLNTEPMEKGEQDLTDEGSTPLATKVQLSVDLSQNICVRPNFYNSSSVSDPLLPNLPLSVGGSDNMKGGKKTSPQRFPVGDGEGHVHPASPRPMGSEAERKPVELRDSSSSSVQSTEACREPASSILKTLFVHLSPSYQEEEPPSPSADSGASMRHSDEAWAVGPRAGREELQGPQRQEREGRAPGAGKEGLQSPGCRLSLQHEEREKELRDQAVPIPLEPVPGRTARDPRTPLQHPHPILPLPAFARHVEWSPEDLLPLPAPISRLIQDPPEPCPLGYTPKISSSDCTPGETRPVGPRNQSAPPAVHSLPVQLLPGLGRPTCPDGRLSRHSAQRREGGWGSSEDTQGTPLKDMFKTFDPTASPFCQ, encoded by the exons ATGGCTTTTACGAGCCTGTTCTTCAGACCCCCAAACCCGGCTCTGCACACGGAGGGAAG GAACAACACTGAAGTAGTGGAAGAAGACATTGAATATCAAGGCGGTGAAATCACAGAGGagggaaatgaagaaaaagataatcaaaaagaaaagaactgtgATCACaccagaaagaggcagaggaatCAGAGGGAGGAGAAATCCGAGCAGAAGAGTCAAGACACGCAAATG GCCTCCAGCAGCTCAGATATCGGTGAGCAGGAGCAGAAGAGTTTGCAGGTACCCAGCAAGAGGAGCAGGTGTGAATGGAGCTGGGACTGTAGCAACAAG AATGAACCTTCCCATCCTGGCAGCTCTCAAAAACGCAagcggaaaaaaaagaagtgcaaACGACAAGCGGAGAATGACTTTGGCATTCAGCTCGGCCAGTATCGCCAGGCCCAGGAGgccctgtcctctcctcagGGAAGAGAGCAGCCGTTccaggagaagagaggggggcCGGCGATGCGGGGAGCAGCAATGCGGGGAGCATGGAAACAAG GTCCTGGTCAAAGGGGTGGGGCTCAAGGGGGCACAGGAGGGAGGGGCATGGACCCTGGGCATGGCTTTGGCCGGGGGCAGGATATGAAGAACAAGCAGCAGAAGGGCAAGAAGTGGGGGTGTGGGCGTGGCCCCAGAGGAAAGCAGCATGAGGTCTGTCCCAAGAAG GACAGAAAAGCAGGCCCCTCATGGGTCAGACCTACTCCCTTCCTCAGCCCAGAATTCATCAGCCGGCACACTGTCGAGATAGAGGGGAGAAACATCTGCAAATACTTCTTGAGAGGAGCATGTGTCAAA GGAGACCAGTGTCATTTTGAGCATGATATGAATGTGAAGAAGATGGAGCTGTGTAAATTCTATGTCCTGGACTTCTGCACTAAAGGAGACAATTGCATCTATATGCACA AGGAGTTTCCCTGCAAGTTCTTCCATACAAGAACACGTTGCTACAGTGAAGCTGCCTGCAAGTTCTCCCACGAGCCACTGACTGACCTCACTAGAGACTTGCTAGAAAAG GTTCTCAACACTGAGCCCATGGAGAAGGGTGAGCAGGATCTGACAGATGAAGGCTCCACCCCCCTGGCCACCAAAGTGCAGCTGTCTGTGGACCTGTCCCAGAACATCTGTGTCAG GCCCAATTTCTACAACAGCTCATCTGTTTCAGACCCTCTGCTCCCAAACTTGCCTCTCTCTGTTGGGGGTTCTGATAACATGAAGGGTGGAAAAAAGACCTCTCCTCAAAGGTTCCCGGTAGGGGATGGAGAGGGTCATGTGCACCCCGCCTCTCCCAGACCCATGGGCTCCGAGGCAGAGAGAAAACCAGTGGAGCTTAGAGACTCCTCCAGCTCTTCAGTGCAGAGCACAGAGGCCTGCAGAG AACCAGCCAGTTCCATCCTGAAGACCCTTTTTGTGCACCTGAGCCCAAGCTACCAGGAGGAGGAGCCCCCAAGTCCTAGCGCAGACTCAG GAGCTTCTATGCGCCACAGTGATGAGGCTTGGGCCGTGGGCCCcagggctgggagagaggagctgcAGGGGCCGCAGcgccaggagagagaggggagagctcCTGGGGCCGGGAAGGAGGGGCTACAAAGTCCTGGCTGCAGGCTGTCACTGCAACATgaagagcgagagaaagagcTGAGAGACCAAGCCGTTCCCATCCCACTGGAGCCGGTCCCAGGCAGGACAGCTAGAGACCCTCGCACCCCACTGCAGCACCCACACCCCATCCTGCCTCTACCCGCTTTCGCCCGGCATGTGGAGTGGAGTCCTGAGGACCTgctgcccctccctgctcccATCAGCAGGCTGATCCAGGACCCCCCAGAGCCCTGTCCCCTGGGGTACACCCCCAAAATCTCCTCCTCTGACTGCACTCCAGGAGAGACCCGTCCCGTTGGTCCCAGAAATCAGAGTGCGCCCCCTGCAGTGCACAGCCTGCCAGTACAGCTGCTGCCGGGGCTTGGGCGGCCCACATGCCCTGACGGCAGGCTGAGCAGACACTCggcacagaggagggagggagggtggggtaGCAGTGAGGACACACAGGGCACACCGCTG
- the LOC118787352 gene encoding proline-rich protein 18-like, whose protein sequence is MPFPPVKPRISSPTRDAFREEHPGSVSQPLFNTTTTEQDSEEDRTAKSACLKQLGRKTQSKSKLPIHKGGNLRVEGKPPCLNLPQNSAPLSGTPKRGARSPRNMPKEPEEEEIRLSLSLTPESVQVLQKRSLIKQMASCASSSGSRRRQDFSCRIVQGPRSNIPVPKAGNISDISAIVKISLLNEHYKYDDVEYEEENRNVDETVIRKCKEWLRGVESAASFGKADTFAVSQLKSR, encoded by the coding sequence ATGCCGTTCCCACCTGTAAAACCGAGGATTTCTTCCCCAACTAGAGACGCGTTCCGAGAGGAGCATCCTGGTAGCGTTTCTCAGCCGCTATTTAACACAACGACTACAGAGCAGGACTCTGAAGAAGACCGGACCGCTAAGTCAGCGTGTCTAAAACAGCTAGGACGAAAGACTCAATCGAAGAGCAAACTTCCGATTCATAAAGGGGGCAATCTGCGGGTGGAAGGCAAGCCCCCGTGTCTGAATCTGCCCCAAAACAGCGCGCCGCTCTCGGGTACACCGAAAAGGGGTGCGCGTTCCCCACGGAACATGCCGAAGGAaccggaggaggaggagatacGGCTGTCCCTCAGCCTCACTCCCGAGTCCGTGCAGGTGCTTCAGAAGCGCAGTTTGATAAAGCAGATGGCGAGTTGCGCTTCGTCTTCAGGCTCTCGTCGCAGACAGGATTTTTCCTGCAGAATAGTCCAAGGACCCAGAAGCAACATTCCTGTACCCAAAGCAGGAAATATCAGTGACATCAGTGCAATCGTTAAAATCTCTCTGTTGAATGAGCACTATAAATATGACGACGTAGAGTACGAAGAAGAAAACCGGAATGTGGACGAGACAGTTATCAGAAAGTGCAAAGAGTGGCTCAGAGGAGTGGAGAGCGCTGCTTCCTTTGGGAAAGCCGACACATTCGCTGTGTCGCAACTAAAGAGCCGCTGA